From the Candida dubliniensis CD36 chromosome 2, complete sequence genome, the window TGGTGaggaattacaaaaattgatCGATAAACTTTTGCTTTTAGATAAAGATTTTGTTCCTGAAGGGAAAGGTTATTCTTTATATCTTAGACCAACACTAATTGGTACTACTGCCTCATTAGGTGTTGGTACACCTGATAGAGCTCTTTTGTTTGTTATTGCTTCTCCTGTTGGTCCTTATTATTCATCTGGATTCAAACCAGTGAGCTTAGAAGCCACGGATTATGCCGTCAGAGCTTGGCCAGGTGGTGTAGGtgataaaaaattgggTGCCAATTACGCACCTTGTGTAAAGCCACAACTTGAAGCAGCTGAAAGAGGATTCCATCAAAACTTGTGGTTGTTTGGTGATGAAGGGTATGTGACCGAAGTGGGGACCATGAATTGTTTTGTAgcttttgaaaatgatgatggtaCTAAAGAATTGGTCACTGCTCCTTTAGATGGTACTATTTTAGAAGGTGTTACTCGTGATTCTATTTTGGAATTAGCTAGAGAGAGGTTACCAAGTGATGAATGGACTGTATCAGAACGTAAATACACAatttatgaaattgaagaaaaagctAATAAGGgacaattgattgaagCTTTTGGTGCTGGTACTGCTGCTGTCGTTTCTCCTATAAACAACATTGGTTTCAGAGGCAAGAGTATTAAAGTTCCTGTTGCCTTGGGCAATTCTGGTGAGTTAACTGCAACTGTTGCTGAATGGATTAGAAAGATTCAGTAtggtgaagaagaattcAAGAATTGGTCAAGGGTTGCAAAATAATCAACCATGTGAactatcaaaaaaaaaaaaaaaagaaaatttgatcttcttcttctttcttatATTATAGACATAAGGTATACATAAAGTCATAGATTGCAATATATAGACAGCAAACGAAAACATACTCATTGTTAGTGTATTCTATCTGGTagatttttaatttctccCAAAGTGTAATCTCGttcttcaattatattgCTATCATGGAAACTTGCAATGTCaaaagttttgaaaaactcAATAAAGTTAgctttatttttgattaaaaTATCTGTTACTTTTTGAGATCTTTTTGGGTTAGCAACAAAGAATTTTAAAGTATGAAACCCTTCCAATTGCAAATTTTTCAGCTTGTCACTCAATAGAAGCAT encodes:
- a CDS encoding branched-chain-amino-acid aminotransferase, cytosolic, putative (Similar to S. cerevisiae BAT2;~In S. cerevisiae: cytosolic branched-chain amino acid aminotransferase, homolog of murine ECA39; highly expressed during stationary phase and repressed during logarithmic phase.;~In C. albicans: protein described as a branched chain amino acid aminotransferase; regulated by Gcn4p, Gcn2p; induced in response to amino acid starvation (3-aminotriazole treatment).), coding for MILKPSSLLRSVVQPRQWLRYTSSVAPLQASRLIIEKTNNPKPKLPKDKLVFGKTFTDHMLEIEWTKEKGWHTPKISPYHNLSLDPSTIVFHYAFELFEGMKAYKDTNGNIRTFRGDKNMIRMNKSAERIALPTFDGEELQKLIDKLLLLDKDFVPEGKGYSLYLRPTLIGTTASLGVGTPDRALLFVIASPVGPYYSSGFKPVSLEATDYAVRAWPGGVGDKKLGANYAPCVKPQLEAAERGFHQNLWLFGDEGYVTEVGTMNCFVAFENDDGTKELVTAPLDGTILEGVTRDSILELARERLPSDEWTVSERKYTIYEIEEKANKGQLIEAFGAGTAAVVSPINNIGFRGKSIKVPVALGNSGELTATVAEWIRKIQYGEEEFKNWSRVAK